The Chthoniobacterales bacterium genome has a window encoding:
- a CDS encoding FAD-linked oxidase C-terminal domain-containing protein — protein MTSAQRSTLEKADCEIAFDDLTRQLYATDASLYQLEPAAVAFPRNAQQASAVIVAAADAGIPITPRGAGTGLSGGAIGDGLIVEFSRYNRQITDLNLEARTVRAGAGVILDQLNAFLQPHGLCFGPDVATSSRATIGGMIANDSSGAHVPVYGTTADHVVSQELVLADGNIQQIGPARDTLNAQRDLIARLVSEHANEIEAWMPPGLQKRWSGYALARWLRDPGNLNNMLCGSEGTLAAIFSAELRVVPLPREKGLGLVFFASVAEAMEATVELLDLKPSAIEHIDRPLFDQTKGQLNFEAARQLLELDTKPCEAILIVEFFDDVAERLSLLSAKRLGLRTTICTQAAEMNLVWSLRKAGLSLLTGRKGAAKPVAFIEDAAVRPAQLPAYVAGLHSIMEPLGLEVCYYGHAATGLLHVRPVLDLHTADGLRKYRVVADEVAALVRQFKGSLAAEHGVGMARTEYMAAQVGDELLGVMRQIKAAFDPKGIFNPGKIFSDGRFKIDNHLRVESEERLRLPFEPVLAFAFKDESFVGNLEQCNGCGGCRKDAPTMCPTFLATGEEYMSTRGRANAIRAALELRFHDDPLRSEELDAALSNCLSCKACTVECPSNVNLALLKAELTHARHRRDGLPLRERILSNVDLLGRLGCMMPGIANASLDSPLIRRLMRTVLGLTDKRPLPHYTRQRFDHWFRKHVAAVSDRRNEEAMVGADSTVRDRRYRQPRGDVILWDDTFVRYHEPHIGRAAVKVLEALGFDVSLVKGRKCCGRPAFSQGNLDAAREMGRRNLELIRAAHCDAPILFLEPSCYSMFVEDYRELKLRGTEPIAKRSHLFDQFVEELLEREPGALRFNGKSGHVAIHAHCHAKSLVKTGFMARLAARLPGRTAALLDTGCCGMAGAFGALEEKYDLSLKVAAPLVQQVNAQPPNTVVVASGTSCRHQLEHLTTVRPKHMAELLADAIA, from the coding sequence ATGACTTCCGCTCAACGTTCCACGCTCGAGAAGGCCGATTGCGAAATTGCTTTCGACGACCTGACGCGCCAGCTCTATGCGACCGACGCGTCGCTCTATCAACTCGAGCCGGCGGCCGTCGCTTTTCCCCGGAATGCGCAGCAGGCCAGCGCGGTCATCGTGGCGGCCGCCGATGCCGGTATCCCCATCACTCCGCGTGGAGCCGGAACCGGACTATCTGGCGGCGCGATCGGTGACGGATTGATCGTCGAATTCTCGCGGTATAACCGGCAAATCACCGACCTCAATCTCGAGGCGCGCACGGTCCGAGCCGGCGCAGGAGTTATCCTCGATCAGCTCAACGCCTTTCTTCAACCGCACGGACTTTGTTTCGGACCGGACGTGGCCACCAGCTCCCGCGCCACCATCGGCGGCATGATCGCCAACGATTCCTCCGGCGCGCACGTCCCGGTTTACGGCACCACCGCCGACCATGTCGTCTCGCAGGAGCTGGTCCTGGCCGACGGGAACATCCAGCAAATCGGTCCCGCTCGTGACACGCTGAACGCGCAGCGGGATCTGATCGCCCGGCTGGTGTCCGAACATGCGAACGAAATCGAGGCCTGGATGCCGCCGGGATTGCAGAAGCGCTGGTCCGGTTACGCGCTCGCGCGCTGGCTGCGCGACCCGGGCAATCTCAATAACATGCTGTGCGGGAGCGAAGGCACCCTCGCCGCGATCTTCTCCGCGGAACTCCGGGTCGTTCCTCTTCCCCGGGAGAAAGGTCTGGGCCTGGTTTTTTTCGCGTCGGTCGCGGAAGCGATGGAAGCCACGGTCGAGTTACTCGATCTCAAACCCTCAGCCATTGAGCACATCGACCGGCCACTCTTCGATCAAACGAAAGGCCAGCTGAATTTCGAAGCCGCGCGGCAACTGCTCGAACTCGATACCAAACCGTGCGAGGCGATTCTGATCGTCGAATTCTTTGACGATGTGGCGGAACGCCTCTCGCTCCTTTCGGCCAAACGTCTGGGGCTGCGGACAACAATCTGCACTCAAGCGGCGGAGATGAATCTCGTTTGGTCCCTTCGCAAAGCGGGTCTATCGCTGCTCACCGGGCGCAAAGGCGCGGCCAAACCGGTTGCGTTCATCGAAGACGCGGCGGTTCGTCCCGCTCAGTTACCCGCCTACGTCGCGGGACTTCACTCGATCATGGAACCGCTCGGCCTGGAGGTTTGTTATTACGGCCACGCCGCGACCGGGCTCCTCCATGTCCGGCCGGTCCTCGATTTGCACACCGCGGACGGCCTCCGGAAATACCGCGTCGTCGCCGATGAGGTCGCGGCGCTCGTCAGGCAATTCAAGGGATCGCTCGCCGCGGAACACGGCGTCGGCATGGCGCGCACGGAATACATGGCGGCCCAGGTGGGCGATGAGTTGCTCGGCGTAATGCGCCAGATCAAAGCGGCCTTCGATCCAAAAGGAATTTTTAACCCGGGCAAGATTTTCAGCGACGGCCGGTTCAAAATCGACAACCACCTGCGGGTCGAGTCGGAGGAGCGATTGCGGCTTCCGTTCGAGCCGGTGCTCGCCTTTGCTTTCAAGGACGAATCGTTCGTCGGCAACCTCGAGCAATGCAACGGCTGCGGCGGTTGCCGGAAAGACGCGCCGACGATGTGCCCGACATTCCTGGCGACCGGCGAGGAATACATGTCGACGCGCGGCCGGGCCAATGCGATCCGGGCGGCGCTGGAATTGCGCTTTCACGACGATCCGCTGCGAAGCGAAGAGCTCGACGCCGCGCTGAGCAATTGCCTCTCATGCAAAGCCTGTACGGTCGAATGCCCATCGAACGTCAACCTGGCGCTGCTCAAGGCCGAGCTAACGCATGCGCGGCATCGGCGCGATGGTTTGCCGTTGCGGGAACGAATCCTAAGCAACGTCGATTTGTTAGGCCGGCTCGGATGCATGATGCCGGGAATCGCAAACGCGAGCCTCGATTCGCCTCTGATTCGGCGCCTCATGCGAACGGTCCTTGGGCTAACTGACAAGCGCCCGTTGCCGCATTACACCAGACAACGGTTCGATCATTGGTTTCGGAAACATGTAGCGGCGGTCTCGGACCGTCGAAATGAGGAAGCAATGGTCGGCGCCGATTCGACGGTCAGAGACCGCCGCTACAGGCAGCCACGCGGCGACGTCATCCTTTGGGACGACACCTTCGTCCGCTACCACGAGCCGCACATTGGCAGGGCCGCTGTGAAGGTGCTCGAAGCGCTTGGCTTCGACGTCTCGTTGGTCAAGGGCCGCAAATGCTGCGGCCGTCCCGCCTTCAGTCAGGGAAACCTCGATGCCGCGCGCGAAATGGGCCGGCGCAACCTGGAGCTGATCCGGGCCGCCCATTGCGATGCCCCAATCCTGTTTCTGGAACCCTCCTGCTACTCGATGTTCGTCGAAGATTATCGCGAACTGAAGTTGAGGGGAACGGAACCAATCGCGAAACGCAGTCACCTCTTCGATCAATTTGTCGAGGAGCTGCTGGAGCGCGAACCGGGCGCTCTTCGGTTCAACGGCAAATCGGGGCACGTTGCCATTCACGCGCATTGCCACGCGAAATCACTCGTGAAGACCGGGTTCATGGCGCGTCTCGCCGCGCGTTTGCCGGGACGAACGGCGGCTCTGCTCGACACCGGCTGCTGCGGAATGGCCGGCGCCTTCGGTGCACTCGAAGAGAAGTACGATTTGTCGCTCAAGGTGGCCGCGCCATTGGTGCAGCAGGTGAACGCGCAACCGCCAAATACGGTCGTCGTCGCGTCGGGCACAAGTTGTCGCCACCAACTGGAACATCTGACAACCGTGCGTCCCAAGCACATGGCGGAGCTGCTCGCCGACGCAATCGCTTAG
- a CDS encoding leucine-rich repeat domain-containing protein: MPRNPVTAEQKAYNEALERIDAVYRAGDTELSFSGLSLTRLPPEIGQLTNLTSLNLNHNQLSSLPPEIGQLANLTSLSIDGNQLSSLPPEIGQLANLAILSLDSNPLSALRPEIGQLAKLTSLSLMSNQFSVFPAEIGQLANLENFFFANSQLSTLAAEIGQLAQLEILFLGNNKLSTLPPEIGPAHQAGHALSQQQPTEYFALGDCTAQRQPHGPLPRL, from the coding sequence ATGCCTCGCAACCCGGTAACAGCCGAGCAAAAAGCCTATAATGAGGCCTTAGAGAGAATCGACGCCGTCTACCGCGCGGGAGACACGGAACTCAGTTTCAGCGGCCTCAGCCTGACGCGCTTGCCGCCTGAAATTGGCCAGCTCACCAATCTGACGAGCCTTAATCTCAACCACAACCAATTGAGCTCTCTGCCACCTGAAATCGGTCAACTCGCCAATCTAACGAGCCTTTCCATCGACGGCAACCAATTGAGCTCTCTGCCACCTGAAATCGGCCAACTCGCCAACCTGGCAATCCTATCCCTCGACAGCAATCCACTGAGCGCCTTGCGGCCTGAAATCGGCCAGCTTGCAAAACTGACCAGCCTTTCTCTGATGAGCAATCAGTTCAGCGTCTTCCCCGCAGAGATTGGCCAGCTCGCCAACTTGGAAAACTTCTTTTTTGCCAATAGCCAATTGAGCACGCTAGCCGCAGAGATTGGCCAGCTCGCCCAGCTAGAGATTCTCTTCCTTGGCAACAACAAACTAAGCACTCTGCCGCCTGAAATCGGCCCAGCTCACCAAGCTGGCCACGCTTTATCTCAGCAACAACCAACTGAGTACTTTGCCCTCGGAGATTGCACGGCTCAGCGCCAACCTCACGGCCCTTTACCTCGACTCTAA